CCGTGCAGCCCAGCGCCTGGCCGAGCTGCACGTTGGGAATCAGGCCAAAGCCGCAGGCTAGCCGGTCGCAGGCGATTTCCTTCAGCTTGCCGCCCTGGTTGATGCGTACGCTTTCCAGCTGATCGCGACCCAGGGCGGCGACCACATGGCTATCAGCGCGGTAGGCCGGGTCGTACAGGCCGAAGGACTGCAGCAGTTTGTTCGGCCAGCGCGGCAGCTTCATGGCGAAACGCGCGAGTGCAGGCCAGGACGCCTGCTCGGCGATGCGCAGGATTTTCGCGCCGTTGGTGCGGGCAGTGGCGGCGCTGGCGAGCAGCAACGGGCCGCTGCCTGCGATCACCACGCGCTGCCCATCGACCGGCACGCCGCCTTTGACCAGCACCTGCAGGCCGCCCGCGCCGGTGACGCCGGGTAGCGTCCAGCCGGGGAAGGGCAGCAGCAGCTCGCGGGCGCCGGTGCAGAGGATCAGTTTGCGGTAGTCCAGCCGCCAGCCGCGCTCGAAGTCTTCCAGCAACAGGCCGCGCTCGCCAGCCAGCGCGACCACGCGCGTCCCATTGTGAATCCTGATATTGGCGCAGGCGGCAACTTGCTCGCGCAGCTCGACGGCGGCACGCGGCAGCTGTGCATTGGGGCCGTCGCGCCAGATCTGCCCGCCGGGCAGCGGGTTGTCGTCGAGGATGACGATGTTGGCGCTGCTCGGCGCGGCAGCGAGGGCGGCGGACAGCCCGGCCGGGCCGGCACCGATGATGACGATATCGGCCGCAGCGCTCATGGGCGGGTCTCCACCTGCATGCCGTCGCGGCACAGGGTCTGGCAGGCCAGGCGACGCTGGCCGTCGATGCTCACCCGGCATTCCTGGCAGACGCCCATGCCGCACAGTGGCGCGCGGCGCTGGCCGCTGACCGAGGTCCGTGTGGTGCCGTCACCGCCCAGGGCGAGCGCAGCGGCGACCGTGGTGCCGGCGGCGACCCGCAGCGAGCGGCCGTCGAGGATCAGCTCAGGCATGGGCATTGGCTCCGAGGAAGCGGTGCGGGGAATAGGGTTCGGCCGCCAGCGGCAGCGGCTCATCGCACAGCTGCGCGGCGAGCAGGTCGGCGGTGCCGGGGGCGGTGGTCACACCCAGGCCTTCATGGCCGACCGCCAGCCACAGGCCGGGGCGCTGCGGGTGTTCGCCCACCAGGGGCATGCCGTCGGGACTGGCGGCGCGAAAGCCCGCCCAGCTGCGGATCACGTTGAGGTTGGCGAGGCCCGGCATGTAATCCACGGCGCGGCGCAGCATCTTCGCCAGCATCCAGCCTTCCACCTGCGGGTCGGTGGTGCCGAACTGCCGCGAGGCGCCGATGAACAGCTGGCCGGTGGGGCGCGGCTGGATGTTGCAGGCCACCGAGGGGCCGCTGGCATTGTGTGCGCTGGTCACGTAGCCCAGCTCGACCAGGGTGCGGCGCACCTTGCCGGGGTAGCGGTCGGTGATCAGCAGGTGGCCCTTCTTCGGCTCAATGGGCAGGCCGGGGCACAGCTCGCCGGCCTGGATGCCGTTGGCCAGCACCACGGCCCTGGCGCTCAGCCACTGGCCGCTGTCGAGGCGCACGCGGGGTTCGTCGATCTCCACCACTTTCGCCTGGCGCTGGCGGATCGGTTTCAGCGCCGATTCCAGCAGCCAGGCGGCGGCGCGCGGTGCGTAGAGGATGCCGTCGCCGGTGATCTCCAGCCCGCCGTGCAGGTCGCTGCGCAGCTCGGGTTCCTCCTGCTGCAGCTCGGCGTTGTTCAGTAGTCTGGCGGCGACGCCGTGCTCGCGCAGGACGGCGAACTTGCGTTCCGCTTCGGCCATCTCTTCATCATTGGCGGCCAGCCACATCGTGCCGTTGCTGCGGTAGGCGCATTCGGCGGGCATGTCGTGGCCCCACTCGCGCCAGCGTTGCAGCGAGTAGTTGCTCAGCGCCAGTTCGGCGGCGTTGTCGTCGAGCACCAGCAAGTGACCCATGCCGACCGCGGTGGCGCCGGGCAGGCGTGCGTCCAGCACCAGCACATCGAGCCCGCGGCAGGCCAGAGCGTGGGCGCAAGCGGAGCCGACTATGCCGGCGCCGATGACGATGATGTCGGCATCGCTCACGGGCGGATGCCCCAGGCGAACGGGTCGTCCTCTTCCAGCAGCAGGGTGGCTTCGGCGCTGATGTTGGCCCGGCCACGGATGGTCGGGATGATCCGTCCTTCGCCCGGCGCGCCGGCCCACTCGAAGCGGCCCTCGAACTGGCTGCCGATCACGCTGGCCTGGCGCCAGGACTCCCCGGCGGCGAGCTTGCCGTCGGCCGCCAGGCACGCCAGCTTGGCACTGGTGCCGGTGCCGCAGGGCGAGCGGTCGTAGGCCTTGCCGGGGCAGAGCACATAGTTGCGGCTGTCCGCGTCGGGATCGTCGGCGAACAGCTCGATATGGTCGATCAGCCCGCCGTCCTCGCCGCGGATGCCCTGGTCTTCCAGCGCCTTCTGCACGGCGACGGTGTAGGCGG
This Pseudomonas sp. ATCC 13867 DNA region includes the following protein-coding sequences:
- a CDS encoding NAD(P)/FAD-dependent oxidoreductase, which codes for MSAAADIVIIGAGPAGLSAALAAAPSSANIVILDDNPLPGGQIWRDGPNAQLPRAAVELREQVAACANIRIHNGTRVVALAGERGLLLEDFERGWRLDYRKLILCTGARELLLPFPGWTLPGVTGAGGLQVLVKGGVPVDGQRVVIAGSGPLLLASAATARTNGAKILRIAEQASWPALARFAMKLPRWPNKLLQSFGLYDPAYRADSHVVAALGRDQLESVRINQGGKLKEIACDRLACGFGLIPNVQLGQALGCTVNDGAIRVDAWQASSRDGIYAAGECTGFGGSEKALVEGRIAGHAAVGEHDRARELWSQRQRWQGFADALKRNFTLDPRLNQLAQPDTLVCRCEDVPYSALADKPDWTAAKLASRCGMGACQGRVCGAAAKQLFGWQPPSPRPPFSPARVETLLQLAED
- a CDS encoding 2Fe-2S iron-sulfur cluster-binding protein, which gives rise to MPELILDGRSLRVAAGTTVAAALALGGDGTTRTSVSGQRRAPLCGMGVCQECRVSIDGQRRLACQTLCRDGMQVETRP
- a CDS encoding NAD(P)/FAD-dependent oxidoreductase, whose product is MSDADIIVIGAGIVGSACAHALACRGLDVLVLDARLPGATAVGMGHLLVLDDNAAELALSNYSLQRWREWGHDMPAECAYRSNGTMWLAANDEEMAEAERKFAVLREHGVAARLLNNAELQQEEPELRSDLHGGLEITGDGILYAPRAAAWLLESALKPIRQRQAKVVEIDEPRVRLDSGQWLSARAVVLANGIQAGELCPGLPIEPKKGHLLITDRYPGKVRRTLVELGYVTSAHNASGPSVACNIQPRPTGQLFIGASRQFGTTDPQVEGWMLAKMLRRAVDYMPGLANLNVIRSWAGFRAASPDGMPLVGEHPQRPGLWLAVGHEGLGVTTAPGTADLLAAQLCDEPLPLAAEPYSPHRFLGANAHA